A portion of the Telopea speciosissima isolate NSW1024214 ecotype Mountain lineage unplaced genomic scaffold, Tspe_v1 Tspe_v1.0570, whole genome shotgun sequence genome contains these proteins:
- the LOC122648202 gene encoding MLO-like protein 1 codes for MAVTELTLEHTPTWVVAVVCSVIVAISLAVERILHYTGKYLKKKNQKPLFEALQKVKEELMLLGFISLLLTVFQVRIAKICMPPSWANHMLPCEKESTDSTSGETTSHYQSSFSSFVLGSGRRLLASSTDAGYCQKKVNVWIHITILLSLHSRSI; via the exons ATGGCAGTAACGGAACTAACGTTGGAGCACACGCCAACATGGGTTGTAGCCGTCGTCTGCAGCGTTATCGTCGCCATTTCTCTCGCCGTTGAAAGGATCCTTCATTATACTGGAAAG tatttgaagaagaagaatcagaagCCGCTCTTTGAAGCTTTGCAAAAAGTTAAAGAAG AATTGATGCTTTTGGGGTTCATTTCCCTTCTTCTAACCGTATTCCAAGTTCGGATAGCTAAAATTTGTATGCCCCCGAGTTGGGCTAATCACATGCTTCCTTGTGAAAAGGAAAGTACTGATAGTACCTCTGGAGAAACCACGTCCCATTATCAaagctccttctcttctttcgtTTTGGGGAGTGGGAGACGGCTCCTCGCCTCGTCAACTGATGCGGGCTATTGCCAAAAGAAGGTAAATGTCTGGATTCACATTAcaattcttctttctcttcattcGCGTTCCATCTGA